The Psychrobacter sp. P11G3 genomic interval GACAGTCTGGCTGCTGCAGATGTGGCGATGACCAATCTAGGTGAAAACCCAGATCCACGTGATGTTGCTCGCGCTTTGAGTATTCAGGTGATTAATTTCCAAGTAGATGAAGCGGTTATACCTGAAGTCAATAAAGCGCTGCTAGACCGTGCTGCAGAAATCATCAATAACGTATCTGATATGAAGCTGATGATTGTCGGTCATACGGACAGTCAAGCCTCTGATACCTATAATATGGAGCTGTCTCAGGAGCGTGCTGAGTCAGTGAAAGCGTATCTAGTATCTAAGGGAGTTGATGCCAGTAAACTAACTACCAAAGGCATGGGCGAATCAGAACCAATCGCGGACAATTCAACCGAACAAGGTCGCTTCCGCAATCGCCGTATTGAATTTATGGTCAATGATGAAGTGGTCAGCGCAAATAATGGCATGATGATAAACAGTGATTCGCTAGATCCAGATATGAACCCATTAGATAGTAACAACGATGATTTGTTACCAGATGGCGATGATGCTACCCAAGGTACTGCGGTAGACCCAACCAATTAATCTATTTGTTCTTATTTTGATTATAGCTACGCAGTAGTAGTTAAATGACAAAAACCGCATCTTATAAAGGTGCGGTTTTTTGTATGCTGCTCGATGATAGTTAAGTAAGCTATTGTTTATACAGAGTAGGATCTGTTGATTCTTTAGCAGTCTGATCATCAGCTTGGGCATTAAAAAAAGTCTGAGTAACATTTTGCTTGGCTTGCTGCCAGTATTCAAATTGCTGGCAAGTAAATTCAAGATCGCCTTGCCATGTTGGGATGTTGCCGCGCATGGTTTTGATACGTTGCTGGTTAGGGTAAGGCAGATCTTGCGCAGCTTTAGCAGCCTCATGAGCAGCCACACGGTCATTGCACACGAGGGCAATATCACAACCAGCATCAATTGCCGCTTTTACGCGAGCACTGACATCACCAGCCGCCTTCGCACCTGCCATCGATAAGTCATCAGAGAAAAGTACCCCGTCAAATTTAAGCTCATCTCGAATGATATCTTGTAGCCAAATTTTGGAGAATCCTGCTGGCTTGTCGTCTACTTGCGAAAATATCACATGTGCTGGCATAAGAGCGTCCAGACTATGTAGTGTTTGAGCAAAAGGTTGCATGTCGCTATTGATAATCTCATCTAAGCTGCGCGTATCGATGGCTTCCGATACGTGCGAGTCAGGAGCGATAGCGCCATGACCAGGGAAATGCTTGCCAGTAGTGGCCATGCCAGCCGCTTTCATACCGCGCATAAACTGTGTTGCAAGCGCAGTGATAGCTTGCGTCTCATGATGAAAGCTGCGATCACCGATAACTTGGCTAATACCATCTCTATCCAATACGGGTGCAAAGCTCAAATCGATTCCTACAGCCAGCACTTCAGCTGCCATTAGATAACCGCAATCGTAGGCGCAGCTAAGTGCTTGACTTGGGTCTTGATTGAATAGCTTACCCAGTCGACCCATAGCAGGCAAGGGCGTGAAACCTTCACGTAGCCTCGCGACTCGTCCACCTTCTTGGTCCACACCGATAAGTATGTCTTGATTGTGATAACGTATA includes:
- the nagZ gene encoding beta-N-acetylhexosaminidase, which encodes MYGVLMIDIDSTALTAEDVSLIKQAQVGGVILFGRNVTDAAQVRALCDDIRYHNQDILIGVDQEGGRVARLREGFTPLPAMGRLGKLFNQDPSQALSCAYDCGYLMAAEVLAVGIDLSFAPVLDRDGISQVIGDRSFHHETQAITALATQFMRGMKAAGMATTGKHFPGHGAIAPDSHVSEAIDTRSLDEIINSDMQPFAQTLHSLDALMPAHVIFSQVDDKPAGFSKIWLQDIIRDELKFDGVLFSDDLSMAGAKAAGDVSARVKAAIDAGCDIALVCNDRVAAHEAAKAAQDLPYPNQQRIKTMRGNIPTWQGDLEFTCQQFEYWQQAKQNVTQTFFNAQADDQTAKESTDPTLYKQ